The Pseudomonas sp. DG56-2 genome contains a region encoding:
- a CDS encoding YaeQ family protein produces MAQPSTTYKFELNLTDLDRGVYESVKQTIARHPSETEERMAVRLLAYALWYNEQLSFGRGLSDVDEAALWEKSLDDRILHWIEVGQPDADRLTWCSRRTERTSLLAYGSLRVWETKVLPAVKNLKNVNIAAVPQEVLETLATDMPRAIKWDVMISEGTVFVTDDRGQHEVQLQWLLGERG; encoded by the coding sequence ATGGCCCAGCCGTCCACTACCTACAAATTTGAACTGAACCTCACCGACCTCGACCGCGGCGTGTACGAAAGCGTAAAGCAGACCATCGCCCGTCATCCGTCGGAAACCGAGGAGCGTATGGCCGTTCGGTTGCTGGCCTATGCCCTGTGGTACAACGAACAGCTGTCGTTCGGGCGGGGTCTTTCAGATGTGGATGAAGCAGCCCTGTGGGAAAAAAGCCTGGACGATCGCATCCTGCACTGGATCGAAGTAGGGCAGCCGGACGCTGACCGCCTGACCTGGTGTTCGCGTCGTACCGAACGCACCAGCCTGCTGGCCTATGGCAGCCTGCGGGTGTGGGAGACCAAGGTACTCCCGGCTGTCAAAAACCTGAAGAACGTGAATATTGCAGCGGTACCGCAGGAGGTTCTCGAGACCCTGGCCACCGACATGCCGCGGGCGATCAAGTGGGACGTAATGATTAGCGAAGGCACGGTGTTCGTTACCGATGACCGTGGCCAGCACGAAGTCCAGCTGCAGTGGCTGCT
- a CDS encoding CaiB/BaiF CoA-transferase family protein: MPTPSKPLAGLKVIELGTLIAGPFASRICAEFGAQVIKVESPDGGDPLRKWRKLYEGTSLWWFVQARNKQSLTLNLKHAEGIEILKKLLSEADILIENFRPGVLEKLGLGWDTLHALNPKLVMVRLSGFGQTGPMKDQPGFGAVGESMGGLRYITGFDDRPPVRTGISIGDSIAALWGVIGALMALRHREVNGGEGQVVDVALYEAIFAMMESMVPEFDVFGFIRERTGNIMPGITPSSIHTSADGKHVQIGANGDAIFKRFMQAIGRQDLADDPTLASNDGRDLRRDELYGVIDRWARTLPLDALMQLLNDAQVPASRIFSAEDMFSDPQFLAREMFLQAKLPDGKPFKMPGIVPKLSQTPGSSEWVGPELGAHTEQLLGELGYDGAEIARLRQQGAV; this comes from the coding sequence ATGCCTACGCCCAGCAAACCCCTCGCCGGCCTCAAAGTCATCGAACTCGGCACCTTGATCGCCGGCCCGTTTGCCTCGCGCATCTGCGCCGAGTTTGGCGCCCAGGTCATCAAGGTCGAGTCACCCGATGGCGGTGACCCTTTGCGCAAGTGGCGCAAGTTGTATGAAGGCACCTCGCTGTGGTGGTTTGTGCAGGCGCGGAACAAACAGTCTCTGACGCTCAACCTCAAGCATGCCGAAGGCATCGAAATTCTCAAGAAGCTGTTGTCCGAAGCCGACATCCTTATCGAAAACTTCCGCCCCGGTGTGCTGGAAAAGCTCGGACTGGGCTGGGACACACTGCACGCCCTGAATCCGAAACTGGTCATGGTGCGGCTTTCAGGTTTCGGCCAGACCGGCCCAATGAAAGATCAGCCCGGCTTTGGTGCGGTCGGTGAATCCATGGGTGGCCTGCGCTATATCACCGGTTTCGACGACCGTCCGCCGGTACGGACCGGCATCTCCATTGGCGACTCGATTGCCGCGCTCTGGGGGGTGATCGGCGCGCTGATGGCGCTACGTCATCGCGAAGTCAACGGCGGAGAAGGCCAAGTGGTGGATGTGGCGCTGTATGAAGCCATTTTCGCGATGATGGAAAGCATGGTGCCCGAGTTCGACGTGTTTGGTTTTATTCGCGAACGTACCGGCAACATCATGCCGGGCATTACCCCCTCCTCGATCCATACCAGTGCCGATGGCAAGCATGTACAGATCGGGGCCAACGGCGATGCGATTTTCAAGCGTTTCATGCAAGCCATCGGGCGCCAGGATCTTGCCGACGATCCGACCTTGGCCAGCAACGACGGGCGTGACCTGCGCCGCGATGAACTCTATGGCGTCATCGATCGCTGGGCCCGCACGTTGCCGTTGGATGCGCTGATGCAACTGCTCAACGACGCCCAAGTGCCGGCCAGTCGAATCTTCAGTGCCGAAGATATGTTCAGTGACCCGCAGTTCCTCGCTCGGGAGATGTTCCTGCAAGCCAAGCTGCCGGACGGCAAGCCATTCAAGATGCCCGGCATCGTGCCCAAGCTGTCGCAGACGCCAGGCTCCAGCGAATGGGTGGGGCCGGAACTAGGCGCACATACCGAGCAATTGCTAGGTGAGCTGGGTTACGACGGGGCAGAGATTGCTCGTCTGCGTCAGCAAGGCGCGGTGTAA
- a CDS encoding TIGR02285 family protein, whose translation MTRRRQQRCRTLLVWAFCTLMGAGIPGAAWAKEHLVWLLRDLPPLTVFEGSSKGQGIVDQLLPMLIEKMPEYDHSILRVNRARGNQMLQEGRFTCDPMLLWTPERAKYIHFSQPSLGVLSSGLVVRQKDQQLLTPFLNKGEIDLRKLLEDTELKLGVVAERSYSPSVDTLLKTVPSATLSRHFGNDAVTNLLQMQKRERLQLLLGYWPEVRYLIKQQGWTVADYDFYPIQGVARYQFIHVGCADTPQGREAVSHINQLLDSLRRDTLPNLYAQWLDPELREHYLEDSRRFFVDPQ comes from the coding sequence ATGACCCGACGCAGGCAACAACGCTGTCGTACGCTGCTGGTATGGGCCTTCTGTACCCTGATGGGGGCCGGCATTCCGGGTGCGGCCTGGGCCAAGGAACATCTTGTCTGGCTGCTGCGTGATCTACCGCCGCTGACCGTCTTCGAGGGCTCGAGCAAAGGTCAGGGTATCGTCGATCAACTGCTGCCGATGCTGATCGAAAAAATGCCTGAGTACGATCACAGTATTCTTCGGGTCAACCGCGCTCGCGGTAACCAGATGCTGCAGGAGGGACGCTTCACCTGCGACCCGATGCTGCTCTGGACCCCTGAACGAGCCAAGTACATACACTTCTCGCAACCCAGCCTGGGCGTACTCAGCAGTGGCCTGGTGGTCCGACAGAAGGACCAGCAACTGCTTACCCCTTTTCTGAACAAGGGTGAGATCGACCTGCGCAAATTGCTCGAAGACACCGAACTCAAACTGGGAGTAGTTGCAGAACGCAGTTACAGCCCTTCAGTCGACACTTTGCTCAAAACAGTGCCATCGGCAACCCTCAGTCGTCATTTCGGCAATGATGCCGTTACCAACCTGCTACAGATGCAAAAGCGCGAACGCCTGCAACTGTTGCTCGGCTATTGGCCGGAGGTTCGCTACCTGATCAAGCAACAAGGGTGGACCGTAGCCGACTACGACTTCTACCCCATCCAAGGTGTGGCACGCTATCAGTTCATTCACGTGGGCTGTGCCGATACCCCCCAGGGACGCGAGGCCGTCAGCCATATCAATCAACTGCTCGACAGCTTGCGTCGCGACACCCTGCCCAATCTGTATGCCCAGTGGCTGGATCCGGAGCTACGCGAGCACTACCTCGAAGACAGTCGGCGGTTCTTCGTCGACCCCCAATGA
- a CDS encoding response regulator transcription factor: protein MSTSAQSPLRIVLADDHPIFRIGLQAVLEQIPNVKVVAQAASPLELMTHLQAVECDILVTDFMMPVDQQNDGLKLLEQIRRQHPQLPILVVTMLNNAGLFRAMLGLGVSGLLSKASLADELPQAIGSMSRGKVYLAASVQHLLMQDGAVREDRMADKDPLSPKELEVTRLLAAGHTVNQIAALLSRSKQTVSSQKVSAMRKLGVSNDAALYLYLQENGLT, encoded by the coding sequence TTGAGCACCTCTGCACAGTCGCCCTTGCGTATCGTCCTGGCAGACGATCATCCGATCTTTCGCATCGGGCTACAGGCCGTCCTTGAACAGATACCCAACGTAAAAGTGGTCGCCCAGGCAGCAAGCCCACTGGAACTCATGACTCATCTGCAGGCCGTGGAATGCGACATACTGGTAACCGACTTCATGATGCCGGTGGACCAGCAGAACGATGGTCTGAAACTACTCGAGCAGATTCGCCGACAGCACCCGCAGTTGCCGATCCTGGTGGTGACCATGCTCAACAATGCCGGACTGTTCAGAGCGATGCTCGGCTTGGGTGTGAGCGGCCTTTTGAGCAAGGCCAGCCTGGCTGACGAACTTCCCCAAGCGATTGGCAGCATGTCGCGGGGCAAGGTTTATCTGGCTGCTTCAGTCCAGCATCTGCTAATGCAGGACGGTGCAGTACGCGAAGACAGGATGGCGGACAAAGATCCACTTTCCCCCAAAGAACTTGAAGTCACCCGGTTGCTTGCCGCTGGTCACACGGTGAACCAGATTGCGGCACTGCTCAGTCGCAGCAAGCAGACTGTCAGTTCCCAGAAGGTCAGCGCCATGCGCAAGCTAGGCGTAAGCAACGATGCGGCGCTTTACCTTTATCTGCAGGAAAATGGCCTGACCTGA
- a CDS encoding EAL domain-containing protein, with product MHSLKVLILEDHPFQLMALHQMLNAIGVFDVLTADSVEVARQTLARRGRVDIAICDLQMDGQDGLALIRHLAENNLAAALIILSSAEACVIDSVGVLARQLGLKVLGCLQKPANSVVLNQLFRRYLEQVQVEPSPTRPVLQLELSEVTAAELAQSKDQWTVHYQPKVCFDGKLVGVEALVRWQHPRLGILSPAQFFPLIERTDLFDTLCWHVLDQALALSAQHQACAGKALPVAVNIAPDLLVRDDFHDQVKSALDRHEAPASALTLEIVETAGSALDNQQLEGLLRLRILGCQLSIDDFGTGVSNVQRLLELPFSELKLPSEFVRGMAHDGRKAAVVAGALMMARRMNLNVVVEGVETADDLLALKDLGQPVMQGYFIARPMPEAELQQWMDERTRFNRQAIA from the coding sequence ATGCACTCACTCAAGGTTCTGATTCTAGAAGATCATCCTTTCCAACTTATGGCGTTGCATCAGATGCTCAATGCCATCGGCGTGTTTGACGTACTGACCGCTGACTCGGTTGAGGTCGCCCGGCAGACCCTGGCGCGTCGCGGTCGCGTTGACATTGCCATCTGTGACCTGCAGATGGACGGGCAAGATGGCCTGGCGTTGATCCGCCATCTGGCGGAAAACAATCTGGCCGCAGCGTTGATCATTCTCAGCAGCGCCGAGGCCTGTGTTATCGACAGTGTCGGCGTGCTGGCTCGGCAACTTGGACTGAAGGTGCTGGGTTGCCTGCAGAAACCGGCCAACAGCGTTGTCTTGAACCAGTTGTTCCGCCGCTACCTGGAGCAGGTTCAGGTCGAGCCCAGCCCTACCAGGCCGGTATTACAGTTGGAACTGTCGGAAGTCACTGCGGCTGAGTTGGCGCAGAGTAAAGATCAGTGGACCGTTCACTATCAGCCCAAGGTCTGCTTCGATGGCAAGCTGGTGGGCGTCGAGGCTTTGGTGCGATGGCAGCATCCTAGGCTGGGTATTTTGTCGCCCGCGCAGTTTTTTCCGCTTATCGAGCGCACTGACTTGTTCGATACCCTGTGTTGGCATGTTCTCGATCAAGCCCTGGCACTGAGTGCGCAGCATCAGGCCTGCGCGGGTAAGGCATTGCCGGTAGCGGTAAATATCGCTCCCGATCTATTGGTTCGAGATGATTTTCACGACCAGGTGAAGTCAGCGCTGGATCGTCACGAAGCTCCAGCAAGCGCGTTGACCCTGGAAATCGTCGAAACCGCCGGCAGTGCATTGGATAACCAACAGCTCGAAGGGTTGCTGCGCTTGCGGATTCTGGGTTGTCAGTTGTCTATCGATGATTTCGGTACGGGCGTTTCCAATGTCCAGCGATTGCTGGAGCTGCCGTTCAGTGAGTTGAAACTGCCGAGCGAGTTCGTTCGCGGCATGGCCCACGACGGGCGCAAGGCTGCGGTGGTGGCTGGCGCCCTGATGATGGCGCGGCGCATGAACTTGAATGTAGTGGTTGAAGGCGTGGAAACCGCTGACGATCTGCTGGCACTCAAGGACCTTGGGCAACCGGTCATGCAGGGGTATTTCATCGCCCGCCCCATGCCCGAGGCCGAGCTGCAGCAATGGATGGATGAACGTACGCGATTCAACCGCCAGGCCATTGCCTGA